GAAGGCAAAAGAGAGTTGCGTCTGCGGATGCAGGGCGGTCGGCATGTCGATCGAGGTGAAATAGCCGTCGGCGCAGCGCAGCGTCACATAGGGCGCTTTGAGATCGGCGCCGATACGCTGCAGGAAATCGGAGAAGCGTGCGCCGGTCCATGAGCCGATGGCGCTCCAGCCTTCGACGCAGATATGGCGCGTGATCTGCGTTGTCTGCGGCAGCGCATAAAGCTGCTCGAGCGTCCACGGCCGCGTGTCCGCGATCTTGCCGGCAAGTTCGAGTTTATACGTCGCGGGATCGACCTCGGGCGCCTGATCCGCCGAATAGAATCCGTTGAACGGGAAGGGGCGCATCACCCAGGACGACGGATATTCCGGCGCGAGCTTGTGCGGATTGAAAAGAGCGGCCTGAACGCGGTCGTTGAAGCGCGACATAGTTTCGAGCGCGCTTTCCGCCGATGAGCTGTCGACGACATCGCAGCCGGTGAGGAAGGTCAACGTGCCAAGACCCGCGGCATGCTTCAGGAAGGCGCGGCGCGTCGTCAGATCCATCGGCTTTGCCGCGTCGCGGATTACATCGCGCGCATCGACGAGAGGGCGGCGGGGACGGCGCATCAGCGGCCTCTGACCATGGCAAGAAGCGATTTCGGAACGAGCAGCGCCATGACGACATGCACGGCAACGAAGCCGACGACGGTCGCCATCGCAAAGAAGTGCACGCGACGCGCGCCCTCATAGCCGCCCATCAGGCTTGCGATCTCCTGCATCTGCACCGGCTTCCAGATGGCGATGCCGGACGCGATGAGAACGATCATCGCAAGGATCGCCACAATGTAGAAAATCTTCTGCACGGCATTGTACATGCTGAGATCGGCATGGCCGAGCTTGCCGCGGAAGAACGCGCCGATATCGGTGAGGATGGCGCGCGGCGTCACCGGAAAGAGCTTCATCCGGAAGCGGCCGGAGAAAATGCCGAAAGCGAGATAGATCAGAAGATTTCCGGCAAAGAGCCACATGGCGGCGAAGTGCCATTGCAGCGCGCCTGCAAGCCAGCCGCCGAGGGTGATCTCCGGGGGAAAGCGGAAGG
Above is a window of Terrihabitans soli DNA encoding:
- a CDS encoding cytochrome b/b6 domain-containing protein, which encodes MAGKTPLIHPLIVRVTHWINAFAILLMVMSGWRIYNAAPFFPFRFPPEITLGGWLAGALQWHFAAMWLFAGNLLIYLAFGIFSGRFRMKLFPVTPRAILTDIGAFFRGKLGHADLSMYNAVQKIFYIVAILAMIVLIASGIAIWKPVQMQEIASLMGGYEGARRVHFFAMATVVGFVAVHVVMALLVPKSLLAMVRGR
- a CDS encoding molybdopterin-dependent oxidoreductase, coding for MRRPRRPLVDARDVIRDAAKPMDLTTRRAFLKHAAGLGTLTFLTGCDVVDSSSAESALETMSRFNDRVQAALFNPHKLAPEYPSSWVMRPFPFNGFYSADQAPEVDPATYKLELAGKIADTRPWTLEQLYALPQTTQITRHICVEGWSAIGSWTGARFSDFLQRIGADLKAPYVTLRCADGYFTSIDMPTALHPQTQLSFAFDNEILPRIYGFPMKLRMPTKLGFKNPKHITAIEVTDRFQGGYWENQGYNWFSGL